The Deltaproteobacteria bacterium genome includes a region encoding these proteins:
- a CDS encoding isocitrate lyase/phosphoenolpyruvate mutase family protein, which translates to MSREKADALRRLHAGPSILLFPNAWDVASARIVEQ; encoded by the coding sequence ATGTCTCGCGAAAAGGCCGATGCATTGCGGCGCCTCCACGCCGGCCCCTCCATTCTGCTGTTTCCCAACGCCTGGGACGTCGCCAGCGCGCGCATCGTCGAGCAGG